From one Tepidisphaeraceae bacterium genomic stretch:
- the rpiB gene encoding ribose 5-phosphate isomerase B, which translates to MKIAIACDHRGYDAKRKLLPILLKSGHTVQDLGCDSTAAVDYPDIAAPVSKAVASGEYDVGILLDGSGIGMSVVANKIKGVRAALAHDEVTARIAREHNHCNVVCLGTDLLSEENVKKIVETFLTAELSEGRHVRRVEKIAAIEAAE; encoded by the coding sequence ATGAAGATTGCGATCGCGTGCGACCATCGTGGCTACGATGCGAAGCGCAAGCTGCTGCCGATTCTGCTGAAGTCCGGGCACACGGTGCAGGACCTCGGCTGCGACAGCACCGCCGCGGTCGATTATCCAGACATCGCCGCCCCGGTCTCCAAGGCCGTGGCCAGCGGTGAGTACGACGTCGGCATCCTGCTCGACGGCAGCGGCATCGGCATGTCGGTGGTGGCCAACAAGATCAAAGGCGTTCGCGCCGCGCTGGCCCACGACGAGGTGACGGCCCGCATCGCGCGCGAGCACAACCACTGCAACGTCGTCTGCCTCGGCACCGATCTGCTGAGCGAGGAGAACGTGAAGAAGATCGTCGAGACCTTCCTGACCGCCGAGCTATCGGAAGGCCGCCACGTCCGCCGCGTCGAGAAAATCGCCGCGATCGAAGCGGCGGAGTAA
- a CDS encoding Sua5/YciO/YrdC/YwlC family protein, producing the protein MPVPVIPILDVRDYEAEVRRGVQTLTSGGLVVLPTETVYGAAGRLDIAEARAKLAALRGEASAGKPFTIHLAKREDAMQYLGEVSELGRRMMKKLWPGPVGLWFDVPADRRAEAAKALNLNEADLYDGGGIVLRCPDDNIATDVIGEAGGPIVLTAVGGAALRADGLATELDGKVDLIFDAGHTRYNKPSTLLRVNGSRYEIVRQGVYDERIIEKMLKTTILFVCSGNTCRSPMAEALARSILVKKLGGEDMALEKRGISIISAGSFAMAGARATPQAVEAVKGLGGDLSGHRSRALTVELIHQADAIFTMGRAHAGAVLSLVPSARDKVTTLDPSGDIEDPIGGDQALYTSLAGSLKGIIEKRLDELNIS; encoded by the coding sequence ATGCCAGTACCTGTCATTCCCATTCTCGACGTGCGCGACTACGAGGCCGAGGTGCGCCGCGGCGTGCAGACGCTGACCAGTGGTGGCCTTGTCGTGCTGCCCACCGAGACCGTCTACGGCGCCGCCGGCCGGTTGGACATCGCCGAGGCCCGCGCGAAGCTCGCGGCGCTGCGCGGTGAGGCGTCGGCGGGCAAGCCGTTCACGATCCACCTCGCCAAGCGCGAAGACGCGATGCAGTACCTCGGCGAGGTCAGCGAGCTCGGCCGGCGGATGATGAAGAAGCTATGGCCGGGCCCGGTTGGGCTGTGGTTCGACGTGCCTGCCGACCGGCGCGCCGAGGCGGCCAAGGCGCTGAACCTGAACGAGGCCGACCTGTACGACGGTGGTGGCATCGTCCTGCGCTGCCCGGACGACAACATCGCGACCGACGTGATCGGTGAGGCCGGTGGCCCGATCGTGCTGACGGCCGTCGGGGGCGCCGCGCTGCGGGCCGACGGGCTGGCGACGGAGCTGGACGGCAAGGTCGATTTGATCTTCGATGCCGGCCATACGCGGTACAACAAGCCGTCGACGCTGCTTCGCGTGAACGGCTCGCGCTACGAGATCGTCCGCCAGGGCGTCTACGACGAGCGCATCATCGAGAAGATGCTGAAGACCACGATTTTGTTCGTCTGCAGTGGCAACACCTGCCGCAGCCCCATGGCCGAGGCGCTGGCGCGGTCCATCCTGGTGAAGAAGCTGGGCGGCGAGGACATGGCGCTGGAGAAGCGCGGCATCAGCATCATCTCGGCCGGCAGCTTCGCCATGGCCGGCGCGCGGGCGACACCGCAGGCGGTGGAAGCGGTAAAGGGGCTCGGCGGCGATTTGTCGGGCCACCGGTCGCGGGCGTTGACGGTCGAATTGATCCACCAGGCCGACGCCATCTTCACCATGGGCCGGGCGCATGCGGGCGCGGTGCTGTCGCTCGTGCCGTCGGCGCGCGATAAGGTGACCACGCTGGACCCGAGCGGTGACATTGAGGACCCGATCGGTGGCGACCAGGCGCTTTACACCAGCCTCGCCGGCTCGCTAAAGGGTATAATCGAAAAGCGGCTGGACGAGTTGAACATTTCGTAG
- a CDS encoding PKD domain-containing protein yields the protein MPQIATAAWFDAAWPYRRALEVKWDANRPTGEDVGWADIYTAGHADAKGRDLRIATDDGKLVPSRVLFAGPGDVVRVAFAMPQGEQKFYAYFGNKKLDDKKPEPLKARAALLMESRIHKGGQVGGFDAIEAAWDKGGDHIGSKYLGSGMLGYNPFGEQQQVVSKLSGAIFAAVDGEYEFAISVDDVGALYVAGKPLVFARIGPGDARHHGKVKLTRGRHDLLFYHVDYGGDTRFTLAWKPPTATKYDVIGRAETGAAFGAVAGPLEQQKKPLVADFTADHVSESWTAGNYAHRYKFTGRLPAGMSGAKFAWDFGDGQTATGATVDHVYVTQGVYPVRVTARIGNNSDAQTTQFHVARDYDAFRGNPLAPPSEAASVFAEIVAEYDVGKMPLNWLAPAADLLSEGGKPDAARAVAVRIATEKKHADRAAVLDVLREAPGDAAAKVALWERVPADSDLQPTAAQELAELLLWTAGDFAKAVTVLEPFKDKGQPLDRVRLGQAYVLAGRVDDGAKLLEAVDVKDEPAKRAAISGAMARTIEAFLQDDDWESGNASWDDWMTRFPTDFLSGYPAVLKVQLIERSGHPVPAAKVAEAFAGAVPNSPYAPTLLDRAARLLEKSDAEKSKALRQRLKEKYPEDPLSQ from the coding sequence TTGCCCCAGATCGCAACCGCCGCCTGGTTCGACGCCGCGTGGCCGTATCGGCGGGCCTTAGAGGTGAAGTGGGACGCGAATCGGCCGACCGGCGAAGACGTGGGCTGGGCCGACATCTACACCGCCGGTCACGCCGACGCCAAGGGCCGCGACTTGCGCATCGCCACCGATGACGGCAAGCTGGTGCCGAGCCGTGTGCTGTTCGCCGGGCCGGGCGATGTGGTGCGCGTGGCGTTCGCCATGCCGCAGGGGGAGCAGAAGTTTTACGCCTACTTCGGCAACAAGAAGCTGGACGACAAGAAGCCCGAACCGCTGAAGGCGCGGGCGGCGCTGCTGATGGAAAGCCGCATCCACAAGGGCGGGCAGGTGGGCGGGTTCGACGCCATCGAGGCCGCGTGGGACAAAGGTGGCGACCACATCGGCAGCAAGTACCTGGGCTCGGGCATGCTCGGGTACAACCCGTTCGGCGAGCAGCAACAGGTCGTTTCCAAGCTATCCGGCGCGATCTTTGCCGCCGTCGATGGCGAGTATGAATTTGCGATCAGCGTGGATGATGTGGGCGCGCTGTACGTCGCCGGCAAACCGCTAGTGTTTGCGCGCATCGGCCCGGGCGACGCGCGGCACCACGGCAAGGTCAAGCTGACGCGCGGCCGGCACGATCTGCTCTTCTATCACGTCGACTACGGTGGCGACACGCGGTTCACGCTCGCCTGGAAGCCCCCCACCGCCACCAAGTACGACGTGATCGGCCGGGCCGAGACCGGCGCCGCGTTCGGCGCGGTCGCCGGGCCACTGGAACAGCAGAAGAAGCCGCTGGTGGCCGACTTCACGGCCGACCACGTCAGCGAGAGCTGGACGGCCGGCAACTACGCCCATCGCTACAAGTTCACCGGCCGACTGCCCGCAGGAATGTCGGGCGCGAAATTCGCGTGGGACTTTGGCGATGGCCAGACGGCCACCGGCGCAACGGTCGACCACGTCTACGTCACGCAGGGCGTCTACCCCGTGCGCGTGACGGCCCGCATCGGCAACAACAGCGATGCCCAGACCACGCAGTTCCACGTCGCCCGCGACTACGACGCATTCCGCGGTAACCCGCTGGCGCCACCGTCGGAGGCGGCGAGCGTGTTTGCGGAAATCGTGGCGGAGTACGACGTGGGCAAGATGCCGTTGAACTGGCTCGCGCCCGCCGCCGACCTGCTGAGCGAAGGGGGCAAGCCCGACGCCGCCCGCGCGGTGGCCGTGCGCATCGCGACGGAAAAGAAGCACGCCGACCGTGCCGCGGTGCTCGATGTCCTGCGCGAAGCGCCCGGTGACGCCGCGGCCAAGGTGGCGCTCTGGGAGCGCGTGCCGGCCGATTCCGACCTTCAACCCACCGCCGCCCAGGAACTGGCCGAGCTGCTGTTGTGGACGGCCGGTGATTTCGCCAAGGCGGTGACGGTGCTTGAACCGTTCAAAGATAAGGGCCAGCCGCTCGACCGCGTGCGGCTGGGCCAGGCTTACGTGCTGGCTGGCCGGGTGGACGATGGCGCCAAGCTGCTGGAGGCGGTCGATGTAAAGGATGAGCCCGCAAAGCGGGCCGCGATCAGTGGCGCGATGGCGCGGACGATCGAGGCGTTTCTGCAGGACGACGACTGGGAATCCGGCAACGCCTCTTGGGACGACTGGATGACCCGCTTTCCGACCGATTTCCTCAGCGGCTACCCGGCGGTGCTGAAGGTGCAGCTCATCGAGCGCAGCGGCCACCCCGTCCCCGCCGCCAAGGTCGCCGAGGCGTTCGCCGGTGCCGTGCCGAACTCACCGTACGCCCCCACGCTGCTCGACCGCGCCGCGAGGCTGTTGGAGAAGTCGGACGCGGAGAAGAGCAAGGCGCTGCGCCAGCGGTTGAAGGAGAAGTATCCGGAAGATCCGTTGAGCCAATGA
- a CDS encoding HAD family hydrolase — protein MTLMVPQAILFDMDGTLTRPMLDFDAIKAEMGIGDRAILEAMDEMSPADRQRCEIILDRHEELAAEGSELNENCMLVLNDLRRRGLRIALITRNSGRSVETVLAKHGLSFECVIARETCTPKPDPAPLFMACQMLGVPPAGAWMIGDGRYDIEAGQAAGISTVWVSHGKPRRFTAEPTMEVSDLCELQALVRNVFEGAK, from the coding sequence ATGACGTTGATGGTACCGCAAGCGATTCTATTCGACATGGATGGCACGCTGACCCGGCCGATGCTCGACTTCGACGCGATCAAGGCCGAGATGGGCATTGGCGATCGCGCGATCCTGGAAGCGATGGACGAGATGTCGCCGGCGGACCGGCAGCGGTGCGAGATCATCCTCGATCGGCACGAGGAACTGGCCGCCGAGGGGTCGGAGTTGAACGAGAACTGCATGCTGGTGCTGAACGACCTGCGCCGCCGGGGGCTGCGCATCGCGTTGATCACGCGCAACAGCGGGCGCAGCGTAGAGACGGTGCTGGCCAAGCACGGGCTATCGTTCGAGTGCGTGATCGCGCGCGAGACTTGCACGCCCAAGCCTGATCCGGCGCCGCTGTTCATGGCCTGCCAGATGCTGGGTGTGCCACCGGCAGGGGCTTGGATGATCGGGGATGGCCGGTACGATATCGAGGCGGGCCAGGCGGCGGGCATCAGCACGGTGTGGGTTAGCCACGGCAAGCCGCGTCGGTTCACCGCTGAGCCTACGATGGAGGTAAGCGACCTGTGCGAACTGCAGGCGCTGGTCCGCAACGTTTTTGAAGGAGCGAAATGA
- a CDS encoding Gfo/Idh/MocA family oxidoreductase, with product MQTLNIGIIGAGAIALANHVPGFALCDDVRVTALCDSNAQTLAQAAQKYGVSKTFERWEDLLAQEDVHAVVVATPNFLHAPITIAAARAGKHVLCEKPIAMNVAEAVAMARACDVAGVRHMTAFTYRFVPAMRYMTHLVRRGDIGQPYHFRAQRFQDWGDRNLGWRQVKKLAGSGELGDMLTHRIDYGHLLVGPIERLVSDQQRFLDTRAGNTPSDLDDWVAIMARFTTGATGMLESTKLATGRGEGHYGLDLAEVNGPGGTLAFTTQKPLELKIGRPGAKDLETVMVPAEFLVYPGSNRDPKQGDPVATFRYDQNVEFINAIRDGRDCSPNLWDGAAVQAVMDAAIQSADERRWVDVPRVARSIASP from the coding sequence ATGCAGACCCTCAACATCGGCATTATCGGCGCCGGCGCGATCGCACTGGCCAACCACGTCCCCGGCTTCGCGCTCTGCGACGATGTCCGCGTCACCGCGCTCTGCGACAGCAACGCGCAGACGCTGGCGCAGGCGGCCCAGAAGTACGGCGTCAGCAAAACGTTCGAGCGGTGGGAAGATTTACTGGCTCAGGAGGACGTGCACGCGGTGGTGGTGGCGACGCCGAACTTCCTGCACGCGCCGATCACGATCGCCGCCGCCCGCGCGGGCAAGCACGTGTTGTGCGAGAAGCCGATCGCGATGAATGTTGCAGAGGCGGTCGCGATGGCGCGGGCCTGCGACGTTGCTGGCGTTCGTCACATGACGGCGTTCACATACCGCTTCGTGCCGGCGATGCGGTACATGACGCACCTCGTCCGCCGGGGGGATATTGGCCAGCCGTACCATTTTCGGGCGCAGCGGTTTCAGGACTGGGGCGATCGCAATCTTGGCTGGCGGCAGGTGAAGAAGCTGGCCGGCTCCGGTGAACTGGGCGACATGCTCACGCACCGCATCGACTACGGCCACCTGCTCGTCGGGCCGATCGAACGGCTCGTCTCCGACCAACAGCGCTTCCTCGACACGCGCGCCGGCAACACGCCGTCGGACCTGGACGATTGGGTCGCAATCATGGCCCGCTTCACCACCGGCGCCACCGGCATGCTGGAGAGCACCAAACTCGCCACCGGTCGCGGCGAGGGACACTACGGCCTGGACCTGGCCGAGGTGAACGGCCCCGGCGGCACGCTCGCGTTCACAACGCAGAAGCCGCTCGAACTGAAGATCGGCCGCCCCGGCGCGAAGGACCTGGAAACCGTGATGGTGCCGGCCGAGTTCCTCGTCTACCCCGGCTCGAATCGCGACCCCAAGCAGGGCGACCCCGTGGCGACGTTCCGGTACGATCAGAACGTCGAGTTCATCAACGCCATCCGCGACGGCCGCGATTGCAGTCCTAATTTGTGGGACGGCGCCGCGGTTCAGGCCGTGATGGACGCCGCGATTCAGTCGGCCGATGAACGCCGCTGGGTGGATGTGCCGCGGGTGGCAAGATCAATCGCTTCGCCATAG
- a CDS encoding SDR family NAD(P)-dependent oxidoreductase — MNKSSIVTGAGSGVGRAVALRMASEGWTVALVGRTAASLDETKQLAAGNSDRLHVYPCDIADATAVDGVVAAVVKQFGTIAALINCAGTNIGKRSLEVVNSADFQQVIDTNLGGTFHFVRAVLPGMRSANSGTIVNIVSDAGLIANAKAGPAYVASKFAVTGLTQSINTEERARGIRACAIFPGDIATPLLDKRPVPPPAEARVKMLQPDDLADCVMLCVNLPARALVEQLVIRPTVGG, encoded by the coding sequence ATGAACAAATCCTCAATCGTAACCGGCGCAGGCAGTGGCGTGGGCCGTGCCGTGGCATTACGCATGGCCAGCGAAGGTTGGACGGTCGCGCTCGTCGGCCGGACTGCGGCATCGCTTGATGAGACGAAGCAATTGGCCGCCGGCAACAGCGACCGCCTGCACGTCTACCCCTGCGACATCGCCGACGCCACCGCGGTGGACGGTGTGGTCGCGGCGGTCGTGAAGCAGTTCGGCACGATCGCGGCCCTGATCAACTGCGCCGGCACGAACATCGGCAAGCGGTCGTTGGAAGTCGTCAACAGCGCCGACTTCCAGCAGGTGATCGACACGAACCTCGGCGGCACGTTCCACTTCGTGCGGGCCGTGCTGCCAGGCATGCGGTCGGCCAACAGTGGCACGATCGTCAATATCGTCTCCGACGCCGGCCTGATCGCCAACGCCAAGGCGGGCCCGGCTTACGTGGCCAGCAAATTCGCGGTGACAGGGCTGACGCAGTCGATTAACACCGAGGAACGCGCCCGCGGCATCCGCGCCTGCGCCATCTTCCCCGGCGACATCGCCACGCCGTTGCTCGACAAGCGCCCCGTGCCACCCCCGGCCGAGGCGCGGGTGAAGATGCTGCAGCCGGATGATCTGGCCGACTGCGTGATGCTCTGCGTGAACCTGCCGGCGCGGGCACTGGTGGAACAACTGGTGATCCGGCCGACGGTGGGGGGGTAG
- a CDS encoding methyltransferase domain-containing protein yields the protein MPQRPDPNRPRPAKFTRPARPAPAKQSKPSGMTHWAGVADWYDKLVGDEGSEYQREVVLPGAMRLLGLKSGDRCADIACGQGVFCRMLADRGVAVLGIDAAAPLIHAATARQKNDASGSNTQIDYRVADARELGILDAEGFDGAACLLAIQNINPIAPVFTGVARALKPWGRFVLAMMHPCFRSPKETGWGWDEQAGVQFRRVDRYLLPRKSPIVTHPGKDPDTYTWTFHKPIEAYARALRNAGLLIDAIEEWPSHKLSDSGPRAAAENTAKKEIPMFLAIRAIKVPGMAGAT from the coding sequence ATGCCGCAACGCCCGGATCCCAATCGCCCGCGACCCGCCAAGTTCACGCGACCGGCGCGGCCCGCGCCGGCCAAGCAATCCAAGCCAAGCGGCATGACCCACTGGGCGGGCGTGGCCGACTGGTACGACAAACTCGTCGGTGACGAGGGCAGCGAATATCAGCGCGAGGTCGTGCTGCCCGGGGCGATGCGCCTGCTGGGGTTGAAGTCGGGCGACCGCTGTGCGGACATCGCCTGCGGGCAGGGGGTCTTCTGCCGGATGCTCGCCGACCGTGGCGTGGCCGTGCTGGGGATCGACGCCGCGGCCCCGCTCATCCACGCCGCCACGGCACGGCAGAAGAACGACGCCAGCGGGTCGAACACGCAGATCGACTACCGCGTCGCCGACGCGCGCGAGCTGGGCATTTTGGACGCCGAGGGTTTCGACGGGGCCGCCTGTCTGCTGGCGATTCAGAACATCAACCCGATCGCGCCGGTGTTTACGGGCGTCGCGCGGGCGTTGAAGCCGTGGGGCCGGTTCGTGCTGGCGATGATGCACCCGTGTTTCCGCAGCCCGAAGGAGACCGGCTGGGGCTGGGACGAGCAGGCCGGCGTGCAGTTCCGGCGGGTCGATCGCTACCTGCTGCCGCGCAAGTCGCCGATCGTCACGCATCCCGGCAAAGACCCCGACACTTACACCTGGACCTTCCACAAGCCCATCGAGGCCTACGCCCGCGCCCTGCGCAACGCCGGCCTGCTGATCGACGCGATCGAGGAATGGCCCAGCCACAAGCTCAGCGACAGCGGCCCCCGCGCCGCCGCCGAGAACACGGCCAAGAAGGAGATCCCGATGTTCCTGGCGATCCGGGCGATCAAGGTGCCGGGAATGGCTGGCGCAACCTGA
- a CDS encoding FumA C-terminus/TtdB family hydratase beta subunit: protein MPQFVYEPTIQLGEDDTDYRLLSSEGVSTIDVGGRTLLKVEPSALRNLARQAFIDINFLFRPKHLQKLADEVSDPDASDNDRFVIYTHLQNAVVSAAGQLPSCQDTGTAVIVGKKGQYVLTDCDDAAALSEGIFDTYQQNNLRYSQLAPLEMFKEKNTASNLPAQIDISAETGDAYKLLFMAKGGGSANKMYFYQSTPAVLNEKDLETFIRSKLKEIGTSACPPYHFAVVIGGTSAETTMKTLKLATAKYLDNLPTTGSEGGRAFRDTAWEERILNITRESKIGAQFGGKYFAHDVRVIRLPRHAASMPIGIGVSCSADRQIKAKITHDGVFLEALERDPGKYLPAEQPKLAAPVKIDLSIGMDRVRKILSQFPVKTRVELTGTLIVARDAAHARLRQMLEAGQPMPQYFKDYPIYYAGPAKTPLGMASGSFGPTTAGRMDAFVDLFQSHGGSMVMIAKGNRSKPVTDACKKWGGFYLGSIGGPAALLAQSNIKKVELIDFEDLGMEAIRKIEVVDFPTFIVVDDKGNDFFEGL, encoded by the coding sequence GTGCCGCAATTTGTGTATGAGCCGACGATTCAATTAGGGGAAGACGACACCGATTACCGCCTGCTCAGCAGCGAGGGCGTCTCCACGATCGACGTCGGCGGGCGCACGCTGCTGAAGGTCGAACCGTCGGCGTTGCGCAACCTCGCCCGTCAGGCGTTCATCGACATCAACTTCCTGTTCCGCCCCAAGCATCTGCAGAAGCTGGCCGACGAGGTGAGCGACCCCGACGCCAGCGACAACGACCGCTTCGTCATCTACACGCATTTACAGAACGCCGTGGTGTCCGCCGCCGGGCAGTTGCCGAGCTGCCAGGACACTGGGACGGCCGTCATCGTGGGGAAGAAGGGCCAGTACGTCTTAACCGACTGCGACGATGCCGCGGCGCTGTCCGAAGGCATCTTCGACACGTATCAGCAGAACAACCTGCGCTACTCGCAACTGGCGCCGTTGGAGATGTTCAAGGAGAAGAACACCGCCAGCAACTTGCCCGCGCAGATCGACATTTCGGCTGAGACCGGCGACGCCTACAAGCTGCTCTTCATGGCCAAGGGGGGCGGCAGCGCCAACAAGATGTACTTCTATCAAAGCACGCCCGCGGTGCTGAACGAGAAGGACTTGGAAACGTTCATCCGCAGCAAGCTGAAGGAGATCGGCACCAGTGCCTGTCCGCCGTACCATTTTGCGGTGGTCATTGGTGGCACCAGCGCCGAAACGACGATGAAGACGCTGAAACTCGCCACCGCCAAGTACCTCGACAATCTGCCCACAACCGGCAGCGAGGGCGGCAGGGCGTTTCGCGATACCGCGTGGGAAGAGCGCATCTTGAACATCACCCGCGAGAGCAAGATCGGCGCGCAGTTCGGCGGGAAGTATTTCGCGCACGACGTGCGCGTCATAAGGCTGCCGCGCCACGCCGCCAGCATGCCCATCGGCATCGGCGTGTCGTGCTCGGCCGACCGGCAGATCAAAGCGAAGATCACCCACGACGGCGTCTTCCTGGAAGCCTTGGAACGCGACCCCGGCAAATACCTGCCCGCCGAGCAACCGAAGCTCGCGGCGCCGGTGAAGATCGACCTCTCGATCGGCATGGACCGCGTGCGGAAAATCCTGAGCCAGTTCCCCGTCAAAACGCGAGTGGAGCTGACCGGCACGCTCATCGTCGCCCGCGACGCCGCCCACGCACGGCTGCGGCAAATGCTGGAGGCCGGCCAACCGATGCCGCAGTACTTCAAGGACTACCCGATCTACTACGCCGGCCCCGCCAAGACCCCGCTCGGCATGGCCAGCGGCAGCTTCGGCCCCACGACCGCCGGCCGGATGGACGCCTTCGTCGACCTCTTCCAATCCCACGGCGGCTCCATGGTCATGATCGCCAAAGGCAACCGCAGCAAACCCGTCACCGACGCCTGCAAGAAGTGGGGCGGCTTCTACCTCGGCTCCATCGGCGGCCCCGCAGCGCTATTGGCGCAGTCGAACATCAAGAAGGTGGAACTGATCGACTTCGAAGACCTGGGGATGGAAGCGATTCGAAAGATTGAAGTGGTCGACTTCCCGACGTTCATCGTGGTGGACGATAAGGGGAACGATTTCTTTGAGGGGTTATAG
- a CDS encoding DUF3239 domain-containing protein: MSVPAAKGEPTALGDYDLAGSDPPRTQSVARHSPGAAIGGGRQVPVRSDGSSRASNPAQLYIETGQYLRCHMFVIGFVAIAMSLCSVGMLFFEKYQWLWWVPLLMLPIIIWTQLSEQKKQMASGNVCPAVVIKDAPYRVAVYTDLSTEHGSSHPAIYVMNAGNLVHAPGGRPKVGERLTAVAYYSGPPKNGSWQGFSPTLVVTVTRNVADTARIDASVPQEEWDALESALEELSDANPGLYRLT, encoded by the coding sequence ATGAGCGTCCCCGCGGCCAAAGGTGAACCGACGGCACTTGGTGACTATGACTTGGCCGGTTCCGATCCGCCCCGGACGCAGAGCGTTGCCCGGCATTCCCCGGGAGCCGCCATCGGGGGCGGTCGGCAGGTGCCGGTTCGGTCGGATGGGTCCTCGCGCGCGTCTAACCCGGCACAACTCTACATCGAGACCGGCCAGTACCTTCGCTGCCATATGTTCGTGATAGGCTTCGTCGCCATCGCGATGAGCCTATGTTCGGTCGGCATGCTCTTCTTCGAGAAATATCAATGGCTTTGGTGGGTGCCGCTTCTCATGCTACCGATAATCATCTGGACACAGCTATCGGAACAGAAAAAGCAGATGGCAAGCGGAAACGTCTGCCCGGCGGTGGTAATCAAAGACGCGCCCTACCGAGTCGCAGTCTACACCGACCTGTCGACCGAACATGGCAGCAGCCATCCAGCCATCTACGTGATGAATGCAGGCAACCTCGTACACGCACCGGGCGGCCGACCCAAGGTGGGTGAACGCCTCACGGCGGTGGCGTACTACTCGGGTCCACCGAAGAACGGTTCGTGGCAGGGCTTCTCTCCCACGCTCGTCGTTACCGTCACCCGCAATGTTGCCGACACTGCCCGTATTGACGCCTCGGTTCCGCAGGAAGAATGGGACGCATTGGAGAGCGCCCTTGAGGAACTGAGCGATGCCAATCCGGGCCTGTACCGTCTGACCTAA